In one Pseudodesulfovibrio tunisiensis genomic region, the following are encoded:
- the trmD gene encoding tRNA (guanosine(37)-N1)-methyltransferase TrmD — protein MRFHLLSIFPEFFQGPLSSALMGKGVDNGIVSFDCVDPRKFATDRHNSVDDRPYGGGPGMVMMCGPLKSALDSIGNPGRILMLSPRGRQLDQSLARELASEQDVTLICGRYEGIDERLLDLYPIELVSVGDFVLNGGEAGALCIVESVSRLLPEFMGHEESGEEESFSAGMLEYPHYTRPESFEGLPVPDVLTGGDHAKVADWRRERALEATLRHRPDILPQAELTVEDVDFLRTVSRTRLGRNLYVALIHYPVLNKFREKVAVSLTNLDVHDMSRISRTFGLGGFYVVTPLEDQKRLAGTLLDYWKTGGGSKANPDRAEAFSLTSVQHDLDAVLLDIEAQTGQCPRLAATSARLDRNRKAKPALTFPQVREWLESSPVLLVFGTGHGLAEEVLGRTEGALRPLRYLDDYNHLSVRSAVAIIVDRLLADEY, from the coding sequence ATGCGCTTTCATCTTCTCAGCATATTCCCGGAATTCTTTCAGGGGCCGCTTTCCTCGGCCCTGATGGGCAAGGGCGTGGACAACGGCATCGTGTCGTTCGACTGCGTGGACCCGAGAAAATTTGCCACGGACCGCCACAACAGCGTGGACGATCGGCCCTATGGCGGCGGCCCGGGCATGGTCATGATGTGCGGCCCGCTCAAGTCGGCTCTGGATTCCATCGGGAATCCCGGGCGCATCCTCATGCTTTCCCCGCGTGGCAGGCAACTGGACCAGTCTCTGGCCCGGGAACTGGCCAGCGAACAGGACGTGACCCTGATCTGCGGACGGTACGAGGGCATAGACGAGCGGTTGCTCGACCTGTATCCGATCGAGCTGGTCAGTGTGGGCGACTTCGTGCTCAACGGTGGCGAGGCGGGCGCGCTCTGCATCGTGGAGTCCGTGTCGCGGCTGCTGCCCGAGTTCATGGGGCACGAGGAGTCCGGGGAGGAGGAAAGCTTTTCCGCCGGAATGCTCGAATATCCGCACTACACCCGCCCCGAGAGTTTCGAGGGGCTGCCCGTGCCCGATGTGCTGACCGGCGGAGATCACGCCAAGGTCGCGGATTGGCGGCGGGAACGCGCACTGGAGGCCACGCTTCGGCACAGGCCGGACATCCTGCCGCAGGCCGAACTGACCGTGGAGGACGTGGATTTTCTGCGCACGGTTTCGCGCACCCGGCTGGGGCGCAATCTGTACGTGGCGCTGATCCATTATCCGGTGCTCAATAAATTTCGTGAAAAGGTTGCCGTCTCTTTGACAAACCTTGACGTTCACGATATGTCACGCATCTCCCGCACCTTCGGATTGGGCGGGTTCTATGTCGTGACGCCGCTGGAAGACCAGAAACGGCTTGCCGGAACCCTGCTGGACTACTGGAAGACAGGGGGAGGCAGCAAGGCGAACCCGGACAGGGCGGAGGCTTTCTCCCTGACCAGTGTTCAGCACGATCTGGATGCGGTTCTTCTTGACATCGAGGCGCAAACAGGGCAATGTCCCCGGCTTGCAGCCACTTCCGCGCGGCTTGACAGAAATCGGAAGGCCAAGCCCGCGCTGACCTTCCCGCAAGTTCGGGAATGGCTTGAGTCCTCGCCGGTCCTGCTGGTTTTCGGCACCGGACACGGCCTGGCCGAAGAGGTGCTTGGCAGGACCGAAGGCGCGCTTCGCCCCTTGCGGTACCTGGACGACTACAATCACTTGTCCGTTCGCAGTGCGGTCGCGATCATCGTGGATCGACTTCTTGCGGACGAGTATTGA
- the rplS gene encoding 50S ribosomal protein L19, producing the protein MDIIKKIEAEHLRIDMPAFKAGDTVKVHYRIIEGEKERIQVFQGAVLRVRNGSTDSSFTVRKISDGIGVERIFPMNSPFIDRVEVVSEGKVRQSRIYYLRGLRGKAARIKSKQIWE; encoded by the coding sequence ATGGACATCATCAAGAAAATCGAAGCCGAACATCTTCGCATTGACATGCCCGCCTTCAAGGCCGGTGACACCGTCAAGGTGCATTACCGCATCATCGAGGGCGAAAAGGAACGCATTCAGGTCTTCCAGGGCGCTGTCCTGCGCGTGCGCAACGGCTCCACCGACTCCAGCTTCACCGTGCGGAAGATTTCCGACGGCATCGGCGTGGAGCGCATCTTCCCCATGAACAGCCCCTTCATCGACCGTGTCGAGGTTGTTTCCGAGGGCAAGGTTCGTCAGAGCCGCATCTACTACCTGCGTGGTCTGCGCGGCAAGGCTGCCCGCATCAAGTCCAAGCAGATCTGGGAATAA
- a CDS encoding ribonuclease HII has product MTLVDPDRIAPDRIAGVDEAGRGCLAGPVVAGACILPEEYDLPGLNDSKQLTAAKREFLYPLIREQAVAWSLGLAWPREIDEINILQATFRAMSRAVATLRVSPSFLRIDGNKTVPSHVLNMKIAQESVIGGDGKVPAISAASVLAKTFRDRLMIHLAKRYPGYGFSRHMGYGTRDHMDAIVRLGPCVQHRMTFRGVRPEEPEIRQGSLF; this is encoded by the coding sequence CTGACTCTGGTGGACCCTGATCGCATCGCGCCGGACAGGATCGCGGGCGTGGACGAGGCAGGGCGCGGCTGTCTGGCCGGACCCGTGGTGGCCGGGGCGTGCATTCTGCCGGAGGAGTACGATCTGCCGGGCCTGAACGACTCCAAGCAGCTCACTGCGGCCAAACGGGAATTCCTGTACCCCCTGATCCGCGAACAGGCGGTCGCCTGGTCCCTCGGTCTTGCCTGGCCCCGGGAGATCGACGAGATCAACATTCTTCAGGCCACGTTTCGCGCCATGTCGCGTGCCGTGGCCACGCTTCGCGTTTCCCCTTCCTTTCTGCGCATCGACGGCAACAAGACCGTCCCTTCCCATGTCCTGAACATGAAGATTGCCCAGGAGTCCGTGATCGGTGGCGACGGCAAGGTGCCCGCCATTTCCGCGGCTTCGGTCCTGGCCAAGACCTTTCGGGACCGGCTCATGATTCATCTCGCCAAACGCTATCCGGGCTACGGATTTTCCCGGCACATGGGCTACGGCACACGCGACCACATGGACGCGATTGTCAGGCTCGGCCCGTGCGTCCAGCATCGCATGACGTTTCGCGGCGTGCGGCCTGAAGAGCCCGAGATCAGACAGGGCAGCCTGTTCTAG